Genomic DNA from Panulirus ornatus isolate Po-2019 chromosome 50, ASM3632096v1, whole genome shotgun sequence:
tgttctcattttcttttctccattttctttcaccttgTCTTCCCTTCCATTCGTTTAtcattactttaaaaaaaatctcACAAAGTGAAACTCGTAAAAatctaaaactaaaaaaaaaaatcataattataAGATTATTAGaaattcttattatcatcaacacctcCACATGGCCTTATTTACCATCAATAaaggaatagtgtgtgtgtgtggaggggggggactacagaaaaaatataaatatatatatatataaatgaaattcactggcgagagagagagagagagagagagagagagagagagagagagagagagagttagctagCCAGTCCGAAatcgtgttaaaaaaaaaaatggaataaaagtatTAATTTGCGTGCAGAGAGCGGACAAATATATATTACACTGATCACATAACGACACTGGATTATATTGATTCCCGCTgggttacctttttttttttttggctctggtGACATTTGGCGAGATTCTTTTAGGTTTATATTtcgttatgaatatatatatatatctacagttACGGTACTTTTTAATATAACTATCACTTGTGTTATCTCTatggttactactactactactactactactactactactgctgctgctactactactattactactactactactactactactattactactattactactactactactactactactactattactactactactactactactactactactactactattactactactactactactactattattactactactactactactactactactactatcactactactactattactactactactactactactactattactactactactactactactactactactactactactattactactactactattactactactactactactactactattactactactactactactactactactactactactactactactactactactactattactactactactactactactactactattattactactactactactattactactactactattactactactactactattactactactactactactactactattactactactactactactactactactactactactactattactactactactattactactactactactactactactattactactacaactattactactactactattactactactactattactactactactactactactactactactactacttttgtcATGATGATAGTgtaaatgattataataatgataatgctgataataatacaagtatgaatataacaacaataacaatgatgatactgctactactacttatgatgatgataataataataataataataataataataataataataataataataatgaataataataataataataataataataataataataataataataataataattatgataatgataacaataataacaataatagtaataatgataataataaaactgcTATTTCACTTCTAACATATTTCTAACTGTAACACCGTAAATCATAATAGTATTCCAAAGCCAGTGTCGACAGGCGAGAGGTCTGTGTTGGACAGAACGAACTGGATGTGCTGTGGTGTatgtggatgttaatgggctgaaccaaggcatgtgaagcggtcggggtaaaccatgggggaTGGGAGAGCAACGGGGGAAGGGCGGGGaatgggtgggggaaagggggtagaATAAGGAGGATGTGGAAGAATGGGGTGTAAGAGGCTTTGGGGCATCGGaggctgaacattcaggagggtgagtggcgtgcaagGGAAAGGATAATGAGACGGAAGCCACGGTGGCACGTGAGGCCTACCTGTATGGCCGGGTGGAGCGGCTCGGTGGGGATCTTCTCCATGGTGTgcgggcgtgggtggacgtggtgcGGCGGGGTCATGACGTGGGCGGCGGTAGGCGGCGGGCGGGAGACGTGGGCTACGTGCACCGCCCACCACGCCTCAAACTGCCGCGCCGACTCCTCGCTGACCTCGCCTGAACCGCGGATCAGCGCCGACAGCAGACCCTgtcggaagagagaaaagtcaggcTGGTTTGACCCAAAAGTCAGTCTGGTTTGACCCAAAAGTCAGGCTGGTTTGACCCAAAAGGCTCAGCGTTTGGGCCTCGTTCTTAtaatgacaggtgtgtgtgtgtgtgtgtgtgtgtgtgtaatacaagtATATGATACTGTCTTATATAGACGATTTAGACTATATGAACGATCACCGACACTGTCTTATAGTAATGGTATATGTATCATCATATAACTATATGATCCCAGAACTCCTTACATGGGGGGGTTtcctacactcagtagcagggaatgaTGGTCTCCTTTGCAGCAAAGTGTTCCTCGATGTGACTTTACTtgcggcgtaaccacaagcaggtacaacacacacacacacacacacacacacacatacatatatatatatatatatatatatatatatatatatatatatatatatatatatatacatatatacatatatatatatatatatatatatatatatatatatatatatatatatatatatatatatatatatatatatatatatatggtt
This window encodes:
- the LOC139764709 gene encoding uncharacterized protein, giving the protein MIYRVTHYHYYNHLHYHHDKSSSNSSSSSSSSSSNSSSSNSSSSSSSNRSSSSSSYSSNSSSSSNSSSSISNSSSSSSNSSSSSSSSSSRSSSSSSSSSSSRSSSSSSSSNHRGNTSDSYIKNSSSSSSSSSNSSSSNSSSSNSCSSNSSSSSSSSNSSSSNSSSSSSSSSSSSSNSSSSSSSSNSSSSSNSSSSNSSSSSNNSSSSSSSSSNSSSSSSSSSSSSSSSSSSSNSSSSSSSSNSSSSNSSSSSSSSSSSSSNSSSSSSSSNSSSSDSSSSSSSSSSNNSSSSSSSNSSSSSSSSSSSSNSSSSSSSSSNSSNSSSSSSSSNSSSSSSSSSSSSSSSSSNHRDNTNSPSPIVDPSACDARKQCFITTKE